The Leucobacter viscericola genome includes a window with the following:
- a CDS encoding thiamine pyrophosphate-dependent enzyme — MSQSAGHLIVRTLEAHGVRRVYAVPGESYLDVLDGLHDSGIETVVCRHEGGAGFMALAEGRLTGQPGIAMVTRGPGAANAMIAVHTAWQDATSLVLFVGLVPVADRERDAFQEFSLTGWFGSTAKRVMTIDDASRAGELVNEALRIAASGRPGPVVVGLPEDVLTHVTDASVPTPVAAARPVPAESDVSSLVDRLTRAQRPALVVGGDGWQSGCGRDLASFAAAAGIPVFADWRAYDAVPHDAASWAGWLGYGRADAVAAGYAEADLLVFVGCTRSDVLSDGYTRGLDTETVLVLADPNAATHAGRIDQQLLATPETFARALGETDHAAARGARSDDWMAGRHDAQLRFAQHRSDASVNAGVGIAEASGPAAVVAGTTSTVDLGVDLGTAFGILDDRLGGEAILTFGAGNATIWAHRFVRHLTPASLVGARNGAMGLAVPAAVAASLAFPERRAVAVCGDGDFLMNGQELATAFAHGGAPLVIVVDNGIYGTIVQHQEREYPGRPSGTRMANPNFADWMRSFGGHGEHVERTEDFAAALDRALAADGPALIHVVIDSSVMPPASSEV, encoded by the coding sequence ATGTCACAGTCAGCCGGTCACCTGATCGTGCGCACCCTCGAAGCCCACGGAGTGAGACGGGTCTACGCCGTGCCCGGAGAGAGCTATCTCGACGTGCTCGACGGCCTGCACGACTCAGGTATCGAGACGGTCGTGTGCCGTCACGAGGGTGGGGCGGGCTTCATGGCCCTGGCCGAGGGGCGGTTGACCGGGCAGCCCGGGATCGCGATGGTGACTCGCGGGCCGGGCGCTGCGAACGCCATGATCGCGGTGCACACGGCCTGGCAAGACGCGACATCTCTGGTGCTGTTCGTCGGGCTCGTGCCCGTTGCCGATCGCGAGCGCGATGCGTTTCAGGAGTTCAGTCTGACCGGCTGGTTCGGCTCCACCGCGAAGCGCGTCATGACGATCGACGATGCGTCGCGGGCAGGCGAACTCGTCAACGAGGCATTGCGGATCGCCGCGAGTGGTAGACCCGGGCCCGTTGTTGTGGGGTTGCCCGAAGACGTGCTGACGCACGTGACCGATGCTTCTGTGCCCACGCCTGTTGCGGCTGCGCGGCCGGTTCCAGCGGAGTCGGACGTTTCTTCGCTCGTAGATCGCCTCACGCGAGCCCAGCGCCCCGCGTTGGTGGTCGGCGGCGACGGTTGGCAGAGCGGCTGCGGTCGCGACCTTGCGTCGTTCGCTGCGGCCGCCGGTATCCCGGTGTTTGCCGACTGGCGCGCCTACGACGCCGTGCCGCACGACGCCGCGAGCTGGGCCGGCTGGCTCGGCTACGGGCGCGCTGACGCCGTGGCCGCCGGGTACGCGGAAGCCGATCTGCTGGTGTTTGTCGGTTGCACCCGCTCCGACGTGCTGAGCGACGGGTATACGCGCGGGCTCGACACCGAGACCGTACTGGTGCTGGCCGACCCGAACGCGGCCACTCACGCCGGGCGGATCGACCAGCAGCTGCTCGCGACGCCGGAGACCTTTGCCCGCGCGCTTGGTGAGACGGATCACGCCGCGGCGCGTGGGGCACGAAGCGACGACTGGATGGCCGGCCGCCACGACGCCCAGTTGCGATTTGCGCAGCACCGTTCCGATGCGTCGGTGAACGCGGGGGTCGGGATCGCGGAAGCCTCCGGGCCAGCCGCCGTCGTGGCCGGTACCACTTCCACAGTCGACCTCGGCGTCGACCTCGGAACCGCCTTCGGCATACTCGACGACCGGCTCGGGGGCGAGGCGATCCTCACCTTTGGCGCGGGCAACGCCACCATCTGGGCGCACCGCTTCGTGCGGCACCTCACCCCAGCGAGCCTCGTCGGTGCCCGCAACGGCGCCATGGGCCTCGCGGTTCCCGCCGCCGTTGCCGCATCTCTCGCCTTTCCCGAGCGCCGCGCGGTTGCGGTCTGCGGCGACGGCGACTTCTTGATGAACGGTCAGGAACTCGCAACCGCCTTCGCTCACGGCGGCGCACCCTTGGTGATCGTCGTCGACAACGGCATCTACGGCACGATCGTGCAGCATCAGGAGCGCGAGTACCCGGGGCGGCCCTCGGGCACTCGCATGGCGAACCCCAATTTCGCGGACTGGATGCGCTCCTTTGGCGGGCACGGCGAACACGTCGAGCGCACCGAAGACTTCGCTGCTGCGCTCGACAGAGCGCTCGCCGCAGACGGGCCTGCGCTGATCCACGTTGTCATTGATTCTTCGGTGATGCCCCCGGCATCGAGTGAGGTGTAA
- a CDS encoding amidohydrolase: MKLDLIVRARQILTLDPANPVATSVGVIGDRIVGFDAELDGCEAVRVEDFGDATVTPGLIDAHCHTAWWGLGLAAIDLSKARGLDEIYALVEAEVERLADDPHAWVHGTGFNQAHHGGAFPDIARLDELTGDRPLYLRHTSGHASITNTATLRLVGALEPGFENPTGGVVVRDAAGAPTGLVEEAAQGLVQALLLPYATDRLVEALEAATSRYAEQGITSFSEAGVGGGWIGHSPVEVAAYQAAAERGRLHARAQLMPALDALHPLRAHAADFAGEGSGSGLDLGIRYGFGDDLVRFGHVKVFLDGSLLGATAAVTEDYCGHSHNTGYLLDDPAVYRDRVLGAYRAGWPLALHAIGDAAIDLALDLIEEAQSRYGRLAAPCRIEHFGIARPDQVSRAGALGLAVTPQAGFIGPIGDQMAQMVGPERADWLYRGRSVIDAGIVLAGSSDLPVADNNLRRGMQAAVDRVTDSGAVLTASEAITREEALRTHTEWAARATGQLADKGTLERGKLADFTVFSASPLDAPSIAELDIVATVLGGNLSYDARGRD, encoded by the coding sequence ATGAAACTCGACTTGATTGTGCGGGCGCGGCAGATTCTGACGCTTGACCCCGCGAACCCCGTTGCCACCAGTGTCGGCGTGATCGGCGACCGCATCGTCGGCTTCGACGCGGAGCTCGACGGTTGCGAAGCCGTCCGCGTTGAGGACTTCGGTGACGCCACGGTCACGCCCGGCCTGATCGACGCCCACTGCCACACGGCGTGGTGGGGGCTCGGCCTCGCCGCGATCGACCTCAGCAAGGCGCGCGGGCTTGACGAGATCTACGCGCTGGTCGAAGCCGAGGTTGAACGCCTGGCCGATGATCCGCACGCCTGGGTGCACGGCACCGGTTTCAACCAGGCTCACCACGGTGGCGCCTTCCCAGACATCGCGCGCCTCGACGAGCTGACCGGCGACCGCCCGCTTTACCTGCGGCACACCTCGGGGCACGCGTCCATCACTAACACGGCGACGCTGCGGCTCGTGGGCGCCCTCGAGCCCGGCTTCGAAAACCCCACGGGCGGGGTGGTTGTGCGTGACGCTGCCGGTGCCCCGACCGGGCTCGTCGAAGAAGCCGCCCAGGGGCTCGTGCAGGCGCTACTGCTGCCCTACGCAACCGATCGGCTGGTCGAGGCGCTGGAGGCCGCAACCTCGCGCTACGCCGAACAGGGCATTACGAGTTTCTCTGAGGCGGGAGTCGGCGGGGGCTGGATCGGCCACAGCCCCGTTGAGGTTGCGGCGTATCAGGCGGCCGCCGAGCGCGGGCGCTTGCACGCGCGGGCCCAGCTGATGCCCGCGCTCGATGCGCTCCACCCGCTGCGGGCGCACGCGGCCGACTTCGCGGGTGAGGGATCTGGATCGGGTCTCGACCTCGGCATTCGCTACGGTTTCGGTGATGACCTGGTGCGCTTCGGCCACGTCAAAGTGTTTCTCGATGGCTCGCTGCTCGGCGCAACGGCCGCGGTGACCGAGGACTACTGCGGGCACTCCCACAACACCGGATACCTGCTCGACGATCCAGCGGTTTACCGCGACCGCGTGCTGGGTGCCTATCGCGCAGGCTGGCCGCTCGCGCTCCACGCGATCGGAGACGCCGCGATCGACCTCGCGCTCGACCTGATCGAGGAGGCCCAGAGCCGCTACGGTCGCCTGGCGGCTCCCTGCCGCATCGAACACTTCGGTATCGCCCGGCCCGACCAGGTGTCGCGTGCCGGGGCGCTCGGCCTCGCCGTGACCCCGCAGGCCGGTTTCATCGGGCCGATCGGTGATCAGATGGCGCAGATGGTCGGGCCGGAGCGCGCCGACTGGTTGTACCGCGGACGGTCGGTGATCGACGCGGGGATCGTGCTCGCCGGATCCTCCGATCTGCCCGTCGCCGACAACAACCTGCGCCGCGGCATGCAGGCTGCCGTCGATCGTGTGACCGACAGCGGCGCGGTGCTCACCGCGAGCGAGGCGATCACGCGAGAGGAAGCGCTGCGCACCCACACCGAGTGGGCGGCGCGAGCAACAGGCCAGCTCGCCGACAAGGGCACCCTGGAGCGCGGCAAACTCGCCGACTTCACGGTGTTTTCTGCCTCGCCACTCGATGCACCGAGCATCGCAGAACTCGACATCGTCGCCACCGTGCTCGGCGGAAACCTCAGCTACGACGCCCGCGGAAGGGACTAA
- a CDS encoding M20 family metallo-hydrolase codes for MTQHDEAFLADWAVQSAFGAVAGTHGVDREAATAPDGEQRRWFAELLESRGFTVQRDAIGNQFGLLELVPGAPYVLTGSHMDSQPTAGRFDGAYGVMASAHACFRVADELRADPASARFNLAVVNWFNEEGSRFKPSMMGSGVFTGKLSLEAALATEDRGGVTVVEALDALGERGNFEGLDVASYAEIHVQQGRSMEQDGVTIGLVDATWAAHKFEFKITGEQAHSGSTLMSDRRDALLGAARLIVAVRELVDEFEQGMLHSACGEIDVYPNSPVVVASQVKLLLDFRSPSEDVLKAAYTSLMATVEKVQHEDRVGIEIIAEHSWDRNPYSEPGVELAREVAEQLGLSNDRVLTVAGHDSTNMKDKVPTVMLFVPSVDGVSHNLDEFTREEDLIDGLHQLTGVVRRLAEGALVA; via the coding sequence ATGACACAACACGATGAGGCGTTTCTCGCCGACTGGGCCGTGCAATCAGCCTTCGGCGCCGTCGCTGGCACCCACGGGGTCGACCGCGAGGCCGCAACCGCACCCGACGGTGAGCAGCGCCGCTGGTTCGCTGAGCTGCTCGAATCGCGCGGCTTCACGGTGCAGCGCGATGCGATCGGCAACCAGTTCGGGCTACTCGAGCTCGTACCCGGTGCACCGTACGTTCTGACCGGATCCCACATGGACTCGCAGCCCACCGCCGGTCGCTTCGATGGAGCCTACGGTGTGATGGCGTCGGCTCACGCCTGTTTCCGAGTTGCCGACGAACTGCGGGCCGATCCTGCCAGCGCTCGTTTCAACCTTGCAGTGGTGAACTGGTTTAACGAGGAGGGATCCCGCTTCAAGCCCTCCATGATGGGCAGCGGTGTCTTTACCGGCAAGCTGTCTCTGGAGGCGGCGCTGGCGACCGAGGATCGCGGCGGCGTGACCGTCGTGGAGGCCCTCGACGCTCTGGGTGAGCGCGGTAATTTTGAAGGTCTCGACGTGGCGTCCTACGCTGAGATTCACGTGCAGCAGGGGCGCAGCATGGAGCAGGACGGGGTGACGATCGGCCTCGTTGACGCGACCTGGGCGGCTCACAAGTTTGAGTTTAAGATCACGGGTGAGCAGGCGCACAGCGGCTCGACACTCATGTCTGATCGTCGCGATGCTCTGCTGGGCGCTGCCCGCCTGATCGTCGCCGTGCGCGAGCTGGTCGACGAGTTCGAGCAGGGCATGCTGCACTCGGCCTGCGGCGAGATCGACGTCTACCCCAACTCTCCCGTGGTGGTGGCGAGCCAGGTGAAGCTGCTGCTCGACTTCCGCTCGCCGAGCGAGGACGTGCTGAAAGCGGCGTACACCTCGCTCATGGCGACGGTCGAGAAGGTGCAACACGAGGATCGTGTCGGCATCGAGATCATCGCCGAGCACAGCTGGGACCGGAATCCGTACTCTGAACCCGGGGTCGAGCTGGCCCGCGAGGTGGCCGAGCAACTGGGCCTCAGCAACGACCGTGTGCTGACCGTGGCGGGCCACGACTCGACGAACATGAAAGACAAGGTGCCGACGGTGATGCTCTTTGTGCCGAGCGTCGACGGCGTCTCGCACAACCTCGACGAGTTCACGCGCGAGGAAGACCTGATCGATGGCCTCCACCAGCTCACGGGCGTGGTGCGCCGCCTAGCGGAGGGTGCGCTCGTAGCCTGA
- a CDS encoding D-alanyl-D-alanine carboxypeptidase family protein produces MTLPGSSATAPMTPTPPAPAKRRGLRATVAILATLILLLAGYTFAVASAALPEPTVKLEMSAEETFTAATDDVQAAVDAQTLPTAIGWADQDEVWSNDPKTYPLASISKLITVLVCLERQPLDPGADGPVHIWSEADAARQQAYLADDGVAYPIPVGTELTLHQMLTLIFLPSANDYAAAYAYSVFGDNDSFVAAVNDWKQRHGFDSVTLVEPTGMDESNIASVSDILRIGRLALQNPTITEFTRMPSADMPWGIGTIENTNPLLTELPGVLGLKTGRSSSAGFNYLVAQEGEAFGRPLVKIAVTFGRASKEGRAQSGRDMLGALEGLPQQVEVVEQGARVGVATTVDGVEIPLVAAETASAVLLPGEVATRTTKVSDVGAAKAGAKVGSIGIASPTGDTRMDVTTAAAVTEPDFWWRFTHPAAVFGWA; encoded by the coding sequence GTGACTCTCCCAGGCTCGAGCGCCACGGCTCCAATGACTCCTACGCCTCCCGCACCCGCAAAGCGCAGGGGGCTGCGCGCGACGGTGGCGATCCTCGCTACCCTCATTCTTCTGCTCGCGGGTTACACCTTCGCCGTTGCGAGCGCTGCGCTGCCGGAGCCAACCGTCAAGCTCGAAATGAGCGCGGAGGAGACCTTCACGGCCGCGACCGACGATGTCCAGGCCGCCGTCGACGCGCAGACGCTGCCGACCGCCATTGGCTGGGCCGATCAAGACGAGGTGTGGTCGAACGATCCCAAGACGTACCCGCTCGCGAGCATCTCCAAGTTGATCACCGTGCTGGTGTGCCTAGAGAGACAACCGCTCGACCCCGGCGCGGACGGCCCGGTCCACATCTGGAGTGAGGCCGACGCCGCGCGGCAGCAGGCGTATCTCGCTGACGACGGGGTGGCCTACCCGATTCCGGTTGGCACCGAGCTCACGCTGCACCAGATGCTGACCCTCATTTTTCTGCCCTCGGCCAACGATTACGCCGCGGCATACGCGTACTCCGTATTTGGTGACAACGACTCCTTCGTTGCCGCCGTCAACGATTGGAAGCAGCGTCACGGCTTCGACTCGGTAACGCTGGTTGAGCCAACCGGCATGGACGAGTCCAACATCGCGAGTGTCAGCGACATTCTGCGTATTGGCCGTCTGGCACTCCAGAACCCCACGATCACGGAGTTCACACGCATGCCATCGGCCGACATGCCGTGGGGCATCGGCACGATCGAGAACACGAATCCACTTCTCACCGAGTTGCCTGGCGTCCTGGGCCTCAAAACCGGCCGTTCGAGCTCCGCCGGATTCAACTATCTCGTCGCACAAGAAGGTGAGGCCTTCGGGCGGCCCCTCGTGAAGATCGCGGTCACCTTTGGCCGCGCTTCCAAAGAGGGCCGCGCACAGTCGGGGCGCGACATGCTGGGGGCGCTTGAGGGGCTGCCTCAGCAGGTCGAGGTGGTCGAACAGGGTGCCCGAGTGGGTGTGGCGACCACGGTCGATGGTGTTGAGATTCCGCTCGTTGCGGCGGAAACTGCGAGCGCGGTGCTGCTGCCGGGCGAGGTCGCGACCAGAACGACCAAGGTTTCCGACGTGGGTGCCGCGAAGGCGGGCGCCAAGGTCGGCTCGATCGGGATCGCCTCCCCCACGGGCGACACCCGGATGGATGTCACCACGGCCGCAGCCGTCACGGAGCCCGATTTCTGGTGGCGCTTCACGCACCCGGCCGCCGTGTTTGGCTGGGCGTGA
- a CDS encoding acetyl-CoA C-acyltransferase, with protein MTALIAGYARTPFAKFTGQLAAQPATVLGAHAVKAALQRAGVAADQVDTLVAGQVLQGGAGQNPARQTAVGAGIPLNVPAITLNAVCLSGTEAVSQAVRLINAGEAEIVVAVGQESMSLAPHVIPMRAGTKYGTAQLVDTVDHDGLTDAFERTAMGALTEQGNTPLGITREQQDEIAAKSHQRAAAASEFFAGEIEPFTVTSRRGDTVVAADDGIRADTTAESLAKLRPAFTKDGTITAGNASQITDGAAALVIVSEGAATKLGLKPIARVEATALVAGPDVHLHSQPARAIAAALAKTGAEASELAAIEINEAFAAVGAQSTRELGVDPEIVNVHGGAIALGHPIGASGARIVGTLARQLAELGSGSLGAVGICGGGGQGSAVVLRAL; from the coding sequence ATGACTGCGTTGATCGCGGGATACGCCCGCACCCCGTTCGCCAAGTTCACCGGACAGCTGGCCGCGCAGCCCGCGACCGTGCTCGGCGCGCACGCGGTGAAGGCTGCGCTGCAGCGCGCCGGTGTTGCAGCGGATCAGGTCGACACGCTCGTTGCTGGCCAGGTGCTGCAGGGTGGCGCTGGTCAGAACCCGGCGCGGCAGACGGCGGTTGGAGCGGGAATCCCGCTCAACGTACCGGCCATCACGCTGAACGCGGTGTGCCTCTCGGGCACCGAGGCGGTCTCGCAGGCCGTGCGCCTGATCAACGCGGGCGAGGCTGAGATCGTTGTCGCCGTTGGGCAGGAATCGATGTCGCTCGCGCCCCACGTGATCCCGATGCGCGCCGGCACCAAGTACGGAACGGCGCAACTCGTAGACACCGTCGACCACGACGGGCTGACCGACGCCTTCGAGCGCACCGCGATGGGCGCCCTCACCGAACAGGGCAACACCCCGCTCGGCATCACCCGTGAGCAGCAGGACGAGATCGCCGCGAAGTCGCACCAGCGCGCCGCGGCCGCTTCCGAGTTCTTTGCGGGCGAGATCGAGCCGTTCACGGTGACTTCGCGCCGCGGCGACACTGTTGTAGCGGCCGATGACGGCATCCGCGCCGACACCACCGCCGAGTCGCTTGCCAAGCTGCGCCCCGCGTTCACCAAAGACGGCACGATTACGGCGGGCAACGCCTCGCAGATTACGGATGGCGCTGCCGCGCTCGTCATCGTGAGCGAGGGTGCCGCAACCAAGCTGGGGCTGAAGCCCATCGCTCGAGTCGAGGCGACCGCGCTCGTTGCGGGGCCCGACGTGCACCTGCACTCGCAGCCCGCGCGCGCCATCGCGGCGGCGCTCGCAAAAACCGGCGCGGAGGCCTCAGAACTGGCCGCGATCGAGATCAACGAGGCGTTTGCCGCCGTCGGTGCGCAGTCCACGCGAGAGCTCGGCGTCGATCCTGAAATCGTCAACGTGCACGGCGGCGCGATCGCGCTCGGCCACCCGATCGGTGCCTCGGGTGCACGAATCGTAGGCACCCTGGCCCGTCAGCTCGCAGAGCTCGGTTCGGGATCGCTCGGCGCCGTCGGTATCTGCGGCGGTGGTGGCCAGGGCAGCGCTGTGGTGCTGCGCGCACTCTAG
- a CDS encoding chlorite dismutase family protein, with protein sequence MSIPDTPITFPSTPKHTDDNTPPVYTLFAVFRVSSSHPSVFDGHDVAGVVREFEDVLELTGAENVTLRGLYDVSGLRADADLMLWLHGPAAEDLQWALRLLRRTSLLKPLIRVWSTVGVQRETEFVKDQVPGFVSGVEPKQWLALHPIARSTSWHLIDPADHSRLIMEQLDARGEFTGVTSNIVAGYALGNYEWIFPMEADNLVDLVDMNRALRAVNVKQHVREDTEFFTGRLIELAEVVEVLQ encoded by the coding sequence ATGAGCATCCCCGACACGCCCATCACATTTCCCTCCACCCCCAAGCACACCGACGACAACACGCCCCCCGTGTACACGTTGTTCGCCGTTTTCCGAGTCAGTTCGTCGCACCCGAGTGTGTTCGACGGCCACGATGTTGCCGGAGTCGTCCGCGAGTTCGAAGACGTCCTTGAACTCACGGGCGCCGAAAACGTCACCCTGCGCGGCCTCTACGACGTCAGCGGTTTGCGCGCCGACGCAGACCTGATGCTGTGGCTACACGGCCCCGCCGCCGAAGATCTGCAGTGGGCGCTTCGTCTGCTGCGACGAACCTCACTGCTGAAGCCGCTGATCCGAGTGTGGAGCACCGTTGGTGTTCAGCGCGAAACCGAGTTCGTGAAGGATCAGGTTCCCGGTTTTGTGAGCGGAGTTGAGCCTAAGCAGTGGCTCGCGCTCCACCCGATCGCGCGATCCACAAGCTGGCACCTGATTGACCCCGCCGACCACAGCCGACTCATCATGGAACAGCTGGACGCGCGCGGCGAGTTTACGGGTGTGACCTCGAACATCGTCGCTGGCTACGCTCTCGGCAACTACGAGTGGATCTTCCCGATGGAGGCCGACAACCTCGTCGACCTCGTCGACATGAATCGCGCTCTGCGGGCGGTCAACGTCAAGCAGCACGTGCGCGAAGACACGGAGTTCTTCACCGGCCGCCTCATTGAACTCGCCGAGGTGGTTGAGGTTCTGCAGTAG
- a CDS encoding IclR family transcriptional regulator has product MSGDGVLERALALLGCFSADEPELTAADLASRTGYASSTLHRLIGNLLEKGLLVRTRGHFYAVGSRLWELGELSPLSLRLRERAIPHLMRLYEATGENVHLGVLDGDPERATVLHVGRVTGHRSIPTVSRAGGREPLHATGVGKALLATRDEEWLRRYFSTGRERETVNTIVGEAELREDLQRTNARGYALTREEMTLGNISVAAALAPIQGLPPVAIGVVVHIGRADERLLARMVQQTARDMFVAVREA; this is encoded by the coding sequence ATGAGCGGTGACGGCGTACTGGAGCGAGCGCTTGCCCTGCTCGGCTGTTTTTCGGCCGACGAGCCCGAGCTGACCGCGGCCGATCTGGCCTCGCGCACGGGGTACGCCTCTTCCACACTGCACCGCCTCATCGGCAACCTGCTTGAGAAGGGCTTGCTCGTTCGAACGCGCGGGCACTTCTACGCCGTGGGGTCCCGGCTGTGGGAGCTCGGGGAGCTCTCGCCACTCTCGCTGCGTCTGCGCGAGCGCGCGATCCCGCACCTGATGCGGCTCTACGAGGCGACCGGAGAGAACGTGCACCTCGGTGTGCTCGACGGTGATCCTGAACGAGCCACGGTGCTGCACGTAGGCAGAGTGACGGGACACCGTTCGATTCCCACCGTGAGCCGGGCGGGTGGTCGAGAGCCGCTGCACGCGACCGGTGTGGGCAAGGCGCTCCTTGCCACGAGAGACGAGGAGTGGCTTCGTCGTTACTTTTCGACGGGTCGTGAGCGAGAAACCGTCAACACCATCGTGGGGGAGGCGGAGCTTCGTGAAGACCTGCAGCGCACAAATGCCCGCGGTTACGCGCTGACGCGAGAAGAGATGACGCTGGGCAACATCTCGGTGGCCGCAGCGCTCGCGCCCATTCAGGGACTGCCACCCGTTGCTATTGGGGTGGTGGTGCACATCGGCCGCGCCGACGAGCGCCTGCTCGCGAGGATGGTGCAGCAGACGGCGCGGGACATGTTTGTTGCCGTGCGTGAGGCGTAG
- the pcaH gene encoding protocatechuate 3,4-dioxygenase subunit beta: MTPQPRQAAAPESLLASPDQVSQSQINAETAALHSEYAQRVADGENLPRTMHNFPPYRSSLLRHPTKNLKLVDPETIELWSPAYGQRDVAAIESDLTLQHSGEPLGERITVTGRLLDSWGRPQRNQLIEIWQANSAGRYIHQRDQHPAPLDPNFTGAGRAITNDNGEYTFTSIKPGPYPWKNHVNAWRPAHIHFSVFGPSFTQRIVTQMYFPGDPLFPLDPIYNTIRDQRDRDRLVGVYDHDLTVPEFSMGYRFDIVLDGPEATWFEPEEGDH, translated from the coding sequence ATGACCCCTCAACCACGCCAGGCGGCGGCACCTGAATCGCTGCTTGCTTCGCCCGACCAGGTGTCGCAGTCGCAGATCAATGCTGAGACAGCCGCGCTGCACAGCGAGTATGCGCAGCGTGTTGCTGATGGCGAAAATCTGCCGCGCACCATGCACAACTTTCCGCCGTACCGCTCAAGCCTGCTGCGGCACCCCACCAAAAACCTGAAGCTTGTGGATCCCGAAACCATCGAGCTGTGGTCGCCCGCTTACGGGCAGCGCGACGTTGCAGCGATCGAGTCCGACCTCACGCTGCAGCACAGCGGCGAGCCACTCGGTGAGCGCATTACGGTGACGGGCCGCCTGCTCGACTCGTGGGGTCGCCCGCAGCGCAACCAGCTCATCGAGATCTGGCAGGCCAACTCTGCCGGGCGCTACATTCACCAGCGGGATCAGCACCCGGCTCCCCTCGACCCAAACTTTACGGGTGCAGGCCGCGCGATCACCAACGACAACGGTGAATACACCTTCACCTCGATCAAGCCGGGTCCCTACCCCTGGAAGAACCACGTCAACGCGTGGCGCCCCGCTCACATTCACTTCTCCGTGTTTGGTCCGTCGTTCACGCAGCGCATCGTGACCCAGATGTACTTTCCGGGCGACCCGCTGTTTCCGCTCGACCCGATCTACAACACGATTCGGGATCAGCGTGACCGCGACCGGCTCGTCGGTGTGTACGACCACGACCTGACGGTTCCCGAATTCTCGATGGGCTACCGCTTCGACATTGTGCTCGACGGCCCCGAAGCCACCTGGTTTGAGCCCGAAGAAGGGGATCACTAA
- the pcaG gene encoding protocatechuate 3,4-dioxygenase subunit alpha, which produces MTKRTLADVPAKTHEATPGQTVGPFFAYGTTFPKKHEVAFPHSPGAIVLGGTVYDGAGNPIPDSMIEIFAADADGSVSRARGTFKRDDHTFTGFGRAFTSDEGHYEFWTRNPGSVDGEAPFFAVIVYARGLPDKLHTRVYLPENSELLNADPLLSSLTAEERATLVATRTPEGYLSHDIYLQGEKETVFLAY; this is translated from the coding sequence ATGACAAAGCGCACACTTGCTGACGTGCCCGCGAAGACCCACGAAGCCACCCCCGGCCAAACGGTTGGGCCGTTTTTTGCCTACGGCACAACGTTTCCGAAGAAACACGAGGTCGCCTTTCCGCACTCGCCCGGCGCCATCGTGCTGGGTGGCACGGTGTACGACGGCGCAGGCAACCCGATTCCCGACTCGATGATTGAGATCTTCGCGGCCGATGCCGACGGCAGCGTGTCACGGGCCCGTGGCACGTTCAAGCGCGACGACCACACCTTCACCGGCTTCGGTCGCGCATTTACCAGCGACGAGGGGCACTACGAGTTCTGGACGCGCAATCCCGGGTCGGTCGACGGCGAGGCGCCCTTCTTTGCCGTGATTGTCTACGCGCGCGGCTTGCCCGACAAGCTACACACCCGCGTCTACCTTCCCGAAAACAGTGAACTGCTGAACGCGGATCCGCTGCTTTCCTCGCTCACGGCCGAGGAGCGCGCTACGCTCGTTGCAACACGAACGCCCGAGGGGTACCTCAGCCACGACATCTACCTGCAGGGTGAGAAGGAGACAGTGTTCCTTGCCTACTGA